Genomic segment of Arachnia propionica:
TTTGCGCCATTGCATCGTTGCGTGGTGAGGGCACCGCCCTTTCAGGGTCTCATCCCGATCCAGGGATACTCGTACCGTCTAGCCAGTGATGACTAGACGGTCACCTCTCACCTCCACCTTGGCCTCCTTCAGGGGGCGCTCAGCGGGACCGCACAGCGGATGACCGTCCGACAGCGCGAACACGCTGCCGTGCGCAGGGCAGCGGATGCCTTCGCTGGTCACCTCGTTCACGGGGCGCATCTGGTGCGTGCAGTTCTTGCGGAAAGCATGGAAAGCACCCTCCGTGGGCTGGGTCACGACGTAGGGGCCGTTGGTGAGGACGATGCCCCCGCCGACGGGGACATCGGCAATATCAACCTTGGTGCCGGGCGTCAGCGCGTTCGACAGACTTTCGAGAAAACTCATGATCTCTCCGATTCGAGTGCTTGGGTGAAATAGGTCTCGAACGACTCCCGTCGCCCCGCCGCGTACCACTGCTCCAGGCTGGTGAAGTAGACGCCGAAAACCAGACTCCGCACCTCTACCGAGGTGCGGAGAGGATCATTGCCCTGCTCCACGAGGGTGGAGACCAGTTGAGAGCTCAGCTGGTCCAGGGTGGCCAGCACCGCACACCGTACGTCCGGCTCCTCGATCACCCACTTGAGTCCCCGCCATTCGTTACCGGCGATCAGAGTGAGAATGTCCTCAGCCAAGTGGCTGCGGCGCACCGTCCCCAGGTCCAGATGATCTTCGGTCGGCAGAGCGGTGAACAGCCCCTCCTTCGTCTGGAAGAGCCGGTAGAAGGTCGACGGTGCGACCTCTGCCGCGTGGGTGATCTCGGTGATCGTGACCTCGCGGTATCCCTTCTCTTCGAAGAGGCCAAACGCGACGTCTTGGATGTGCTCCATTGTCAACCGACGGTTGCGTTCCCTGAGTGAGGCCATGGACAAAGCTTAGCAAAGTTGCTACCGTATCGGTAGTACAACCGAACATGGGAGTTACTACTCAATTAGGAGGAGTTATGTCAAAGTTCACTCCCGCAGTTGCCTACAGCGGTGCCGCCGTCTCGGCGGCCCTCGCTGTCCTCGCGATCGTTGACCAGACGAGCGCGCACTGGACCCGAAGGGACGTGGCGAGTCACTACGGGAGTCACGGCTTGGACCCGGATCCCAACCTGCTGACGATCCTCCTCGCGGTCTCGTTCCTCTGTGCAGCGCTTCTTTTCGCTCTGGGAGTGCGTGCTCAGTCGCGTGGCAAGAAGGGTGCCGCTCGCGGGCTGGCGATCACCATCGCGGTCTGCGGTCTTGCCTTCGCCACCCTGGCGACGTTCTCGTCCGAATATGGCGGGCCGGTGCTGGTCATGTTCTGGCGTGTGCTGCCGTGGGTTGTCCCCATGATCGCCGTCGCCGATCTGATGACGATCAAGTCATCAACCCGCCCTGCGGCCTGATGTGCCCAGCGCTTCCATCATGCTCGAGCAGTTCTTTCGCGCCCTGAGTGACTTCACAGCGGCGCAGCCGCCCGCTTTGCAGTGGCTGGCTGTGTTTGTGGGTGGTGCGTTGCCGTTTGTCGAGTCGTACTACGGCGCTGTTATCGGTGTGATCGTCGGCGTTCATCCAATTGCCGCGATCTTGTGTGCCATCGCAGGGAATATCGCCTCCACCACGGGGTGCATCGCCGTAGCGCGCGCTACGCATGCGCGCCGACTTCGGCGTGCGGCAGAGGGATTTCGGCGGGCAGCCCCGGGCGTCCCCGGTTCTGGTGACGGGGCGGCGGACGTTTCCGAGGTGGCTGCCGCTGGGACTGACGTGCCTCAGGTGAAGGCGCTCACGAAGGGGTTGAAGAACCCCAAACTTCGGAGGCGCTTCGAGAAGTACGGCGTCCCGGGGGTGTGCCTGGGTAGTCAGACCATTATGCCGAGCCAGATCACCGCAGTGATGCTGATGGGGCTGGGGGCTTCGACGTGTGACGTGACGCGCTGGCAGTGTCTCTCTATCGCCATTTGGGGTATCGCCTATGGGTCGCTGGCGGCGTTGGGGATGGGGCTCCTCACTTAACTACCTGCTGCTGGTGGCATGAACTGTTATGTGGCTCTCAGCATTGATTCATCGCCAGATTCCAAACACTTGGATAACACGAGATCTTCCCGGCGGTGTCATGAGGTCGTAGCAACAGTGCTTGTCAGAGAGGGGATTGTTGGTGCGGCGTGTCGCGCGTCAGGCTATGTGGCAGGGCTGTTGTGTAGGTCTTGAAGGGGAGCCTGGGCATGGGGAGGCCTTCCTTGGTTCCGGTGGAGAAGAAGACCTGGATCGTGTTGAGTGTGTTGGCTGGTGGGACTGCTCTGGTGGCCGGTAGGTCCGGGTCCTGGTTCCAGGAGGCGCATCTGGGGGTCTGGGTGTGGAAGAAGTCGGTTGAGGGTCGGCTGGGCTCTTCGGGGACCTTGAGGTGATTCGTGTGAGGGGCGGGTGTGTCGATCGTGAGGTTCTGCCAGCTCGTTTGACATGCCTGAGCGGACCTGGCGCCGTTGGTGGGCCAAGGCCCGCAGCGGGGCACGGGCCAGGGGTCCTTGGCTGCAAATCGGCATGGCGGGCTGTCAAGGAGTTGGTTCGGAAGCATGGGCTGGTTCATCCGGCGTGGAGGCATCGGAGGATCTGGGTGATGGTCCGCCGTGACGGGCATGTGTTCTTTGAGGCGAGTGTGCTGCGCGTCCTGTGTGACGAGGGGTTGATCCTGCCCGTGGAGTATCAGCGGGAGATGTTTGGCCGCCCGCTGGTGGAGGCCAGCCCGGTCGATCCCGAGGCCGGGAAGCTGTTGCCCGTGGTGACCATCGTGACAAACAACGGTGGGTCGTTTTGGTCCTTACCGTTTCGAGTCGTTCATCGCCGCCCACCTCGGGCTGGTCCATGTGTGCTCCCGAGTGAGGACGCCCGGTCGGAACGGTTCTCGTGAGCGCGGTTTCGGCACGCTGACCTACGAGCGGCTCTGCCTTGATGAGATCGACGACGTGCTCCTCCCGGGTGAAGGGCCCCCACTTCACCACATCATCTACAAAAGCACCGTTCTGGAGTGCTTTGCCTAGTCGGAAACCATCGGTGGCCGCCAACCCAGTGGTCTCGGTGATGACAGAAGCAGCAACCCACGCCCCCGCCGCTGCTGCCCCTACTGCTGCTGCGGTTCCCGCTGCTGCTCCTGCTACGGGGAGAAGACTCATACCAAACTCCTGCGTGATTTTACTGGTTGAAGGTGATGGGTTTCCCGGTGGCGGGATCCACCACCCCCTGAGCAGCAAGAAGATCAGCGATCTCACCACCGAAGGCGGCCAGCATGTCAGGTCTCATGGTGGGTTGGGTGCTCTGCCCCAGAAACGCCACATGCGCCACCGCAGGCTCAACAGCAAGCATCGAGGCTTCCATACGACCCGACAGGCAGTAGGCCGGCACCAGGGCAAACACCTCATCCGCGGCGAGTGACCCGAACCGTTCAAACCCGACATCCACCAACGACCGGCCCGTCACATCATCCTCCACACCCCCATCCTCCGAAGGGATGAGCAGCTCATCGCAGCCCATGCGTTCCCGCATCATCGGATCAGCCATGTCCCGCTGCACCGACCCATTCGGCGAGAACGCTCCCAACACCGACTTGATCGCCAGTGCTGGTCCTGAGACTTCTCCCCACAGTTGCATGCTGCCCATGGGGGTGCGGGTGATGCACCACCACCGCTGAGGAGGGAAGGGTAGCTCCATCCCCTCCAGCCACGACTCCACCGCCGGTGCCCACTCCAGCGGGTTCGTGATCCAGTTCCTCCCCTCAGCGAGACCATCGAACCCGATGGTCCGCCACACCTGCAATGTCGAGGCCGGGAAGATTCCCTCGAAGTACTCCAACACCTCCGGGGAAGCCGCTTCACCCACCCCCAGTGGGCCACCCCGATACTCAAACGACTCCGCCAGCCTCTCCTCCACCCAGCCCGGGTCACACCGTAGCTCAACCATGACCACAAACTACCGGGGACTGTCCTCAGCCCAAGCCGGTTCAGACTGTGGCCGGGGTCCGGCTACCAGGTGTCGGTGGTAGTTTCGGGTCAGCTGTGCGCTTCGCTCACGTGCTGGTTCAACCGGCTTCGGGGAAAACCGGTTGCGACCTCAGGCGTCTCGGGAGTTCGACGAGATGCCCGGCCTGCCCTCGTGGACGATCTTGCCGGGATTCAGGTTGCGGCCCGGGTCGACGCCCTCGAACAGCGTC
This window contains:
- a CDS encoding Rieske (2Fe-2S) protein, giving the protein MSFLESLSNALTPGTKVDIADVPVGGGIVLTNGPYVVTQPTEGAFHAFRKNCTHQMRPVNEVTSEGIRCPAHGSVFALSDGHPLCGPAERPLKEAKVEVRGDRLVITG
- a CDS encoding GAD-like domain-containing protein, yielding MVELRCDPGWVEERLAESFEYRGGPLGVGEAASPEVLEYFEGIFPASTLQVWRTIGFDGLAEGRNWITNPLEWAPAVESWLEGMELPFPPQRWWCITRTPMGSMQLWGEVSGPALAIKSVLGAFSPNGSVQRDMADPMMRERMGCDELLIPSEDGGVEDDVTGRSLVDVGFERFGSLAADEVFALVPAYCLSGRMEASMLAVEPAVAHVAFLGQSTQPTMRPDMLAAFGGEIADLLAAQGVVDPATGKPITFNQ
- a CDS encoding TetR/AcrR family transcriptional regulator; translated protein: MASLRERNRRLTMEHIQDVAFGLFEEKGYREVTITEITHAAEVAPSTFYRLFQTKEGLFTALPTEDHLDLGTVRRSHLAEDILTLIAGNEWRGLKWVIEEPDVRCAVLATLDQLSSQLVSTLVEQGNDPLRTSVEVRSLVFGVYFTSLEQWYAAGRRESFETYFTQALESERS